From Coffea eugenioides isolate CCC68of unplaced genomic scaffold, Ceug_1.0 ScVebR1_1285;HRSCAF=2110, whole genome shotgun sequence, a single genomic window includes:
- the LOC113755183 gene encoding uncharacterized protein LOC113755183, with product MSLIDTMKSQLQDFREEGWQIILDEVNNFCELNMIPVIDMEDSIAIRGNARRSRRGQTITNFHHYRMEIFCEVVDLIIQEMNNRFSEVSTELLSYIACLDPKSSFSQFNVQKLLRLADLYPEDFSSNDYLYLESQLRNYIYNVQRDPQFSEVGDLGSLAQQMVKTGKNTVFPLVYCLIQLALVLPVATASVERVFSAMNIVKTDLRNKMGDEWMNDCLVVYIEKDIFATIENEQILQRFQRMKTRRMQLPPLRYSSATTTNTSSVNQ from the exons ATGAGTTTGATTGATACTATGAAATCTCAATTGCAAGACTTTAGGGAAGAGGGATGGCAAATAATTTTAGATGAAGTCAACAATTTTTGTGAGTTGAATATGATTCCCGTGATTGATATGGAAGACAGTATAGCAATCCGTGGCAATGCCAGGCGCAGTCGCAGAGGTCAAACCATCACTAATTTTCATCATTATCGCATGGAAATTTTTTGTGAg GTTGTTGATTTAATTATACAAGAGATGAATAATCGTTTCTCGGAAGTTAGCACGGAATTGCTTAGTTACATAGCATGTCTTGATCCAAAAAGTTCTTTCTCTCAATTCAATGTGCAGAAACTACTCCGTCTTGCTGATTTATATCCTGAAGACTTCTCAAGTAACGATTATTTATATCTTGAGTCTCAACTTcgaaattatatttataatgtGCAACGCGATCCTCAATTTTCAGAAGTTGGAGATTTGGGAAGTCTTGCTCAACAAATGGTTAAAACTGGTAAAAATACAGTTTTTCCATTGGTTTATTGTTTGATCCAGTTGGCATTAGTTCTACCAGTTGCGACTGCTTCTGTTGAAAGAGTATTTTCTGCAATGAATATTGTCAAGACTGATTTGCGCAACAAAATGGGAGACGAGTGGATGAATGACTGTCTGGTTGTATACATCGAGAAGGATATTTTTGCAACAATTGAAAATGAGCAAATATTGCAGCGTTTTCAACGGATGAAGACTCGCAGAATGCAATTGCCTCCTCTTCGTTATTCGAGTGCAACAACTACCAATACTTCAAGTGTTaatcaataa